One region of Brassica napus cultivar Da-Ae chromosome A10, Da-Ae, whole genome shotgun sequence genomic DNA includes:
- the LOC106356483 gene encoding protein DOWNSTREAM OF FLC, protein MFMEMARSYAPLLAVMCVSLLPLAAMAAGTPFHIEGCVYCDTCRFGFETIATKYITGAKLKIVCKDSVTLKSEVVGEAVTGRRGRYRVSVKGDRQDQQCLAVLVNSPISNCQFPDPGRNTATVILTRSNGAASTRHFANAMGFFRDEPLRGCATLRKQYLAEGDYRAI, encoded by the exons ATGTTTATGGAGATGGCTAGATCATACGCACCTCTGCTCGCCGTGATGTGTGTTTCGCTACTGCCACTTGCGGCAATGGCGGCTGGAACGCCATTTCATATAGAAGGATGTGTTTACTGCGACACTTGCCGCTTTGGATTTGAGACAATCGCCACCAAATATATCACCG GGGCAAAACTGAAAATAGTGTGCAAAGACAGTGTGACATTGAAATCGGAGGTTGTCGGTGAGGCGGTGACAGGACGCCGAGGAAGATACAGAGTTTCCGTCAAAGGAGACCGGCAGGACCAGCAATGTCTAGCGGTGCTCGTCAATAGTCCTATCTCTAACTGCCAATTCCCTGATCCTGGTCGCAACACTGCCACCGTAATCCTCACACGTTCTAACGGTGCCGCCTCTACTCGCCACTTCGCCAACGCCATGGGCTTCTTCCGGGACGAACCACTCCGTGGTTGTGCCACTCTCCGCAAACAATACCTCGCCGAAGGTGATTATCGAGCTATTTGA